A section of the Brevundimonas sp. AJA228-03 genome encodes:
- the cysE gene encoding serine O-acetyltransferase, whose product MHKLEVVASQDGLWSQLRASADEAARREPHLGSLMNATILSHTDLANALSFQIARKIGDTELVPMSVREVCAFAFWSDPTIVAAAEADLQAVAERDPAIKSLLQPFLYFKGFQALQAWRVAHWLWGQGRETLAFHFQSRISELFQVDIHPAARIGSGIFLDHGTGVVIGETAVVGDEVSMLHGVTLGGTGAERGDRHPKIGKGVLLGAGAKVLGNIVVGDYAKIASGSVVLKPVPAGCTVAGVPARLVNCPTDAAPARTMDHTLADVVYDFVI is encoded by the coding sequence ATGCACAAGCTGGAAGTGGTCGCGTCGCAGGACGGCCTCTGGAGCCAGTTGCGCGCTTCTGCCGACGAAGCGGCGCGGCGCGAACCCCATCTGGGGTCGCTGATGAATGCGACCATCCTGTCCCACACCGACCTGGCCAATGCGCTGAGTTTCCAGATCGCGCGCAAGATCGGTGACACCGAACTGGTGCCGATGAGCGTGCGCGAGGTCTGTGCCTTTGCCTTCTGGTCCGATCCGACGATCGTGGCGGCGGCCGAGGCGGATCTGCAGGCGGTGGCGGAGCGGGACCCGGCGATCAAGTCGCTGCTGCAGCCCTTCCTGTACTTCAAGGGATTCCAGGCGCTGCAGGCCTGGCGGGTGGCGCACTGGCTGTGGGGGCAGGGGCGCGAGACCCTGGCCTTCCATTTCCAGAGCCGCATCTCGGAGCTGTTCCAGGTCGACATCCATCCGGCGGCCAGGATCGGATCGGGCATCTTTCTCGATCACGGCACGGGCGTCGTCATCGGCGAGACGGCAGTGGTCGGCGACGAGGTCTCCATGCTGCACGGCGTCACCCTGGGCGGGACCGGGGCCGAGCGCGGCGACCGCCACCCCAAGATCGGCAAGGGCGTCCTGCTGGGCGCGGGGGCCAAGGTGCTGGGTAATATCGTGGTCGGCGACTACGCCAAGATCGCGTCCGGATCGGTGGTCCTGAAGCCTGTTCCGGCGGGCTGCACGGTGGCCGGGGTGCCTGCAAGGCTGGTCAACTGCCCGACCGATGCCGCCCCGGCGCGAACCATGGATCATACCCTGGCCGACGTCGTTTATGACTTCGTGATCTGA
- a CDS encoding DUF3126 family protein — MNDADMKRIETHLKRTFNTGGIIVKARAKVNDSAEVYVGDEFIGVVFEDEDEDGSFMFEMAILAEDLPAA; from the coding sequence ATGAACGACGCTGACATGAAGCGTATCGAGACCCACCTGAAGCGCACCTTCAATACGGGCGGGATCATCGTGAAGGCTCGCGCCAAGGTGAACGACTCGGCCGAGGTCTATGTCGGGGACGAGTTCATCGGCGTCGTCTTCGAGGACGAGGACGAGGACGGCAGCTTCATGTTCGAGATGGCGATCCTGGCCGAGGACCTGCCGGCCGCCTGA
- a CDS encoding nitroreductase, which yields MSLPRPVALGAPLPPPVRSAAMLERLATRRSAPAQALTDPGPSSADIDTLLTLAARTPDHGKLFPWRFVVLGRQTRAAIAERLAVMAVEKGLPGKAVAVLAKLTAAPTTVLVVSTAAPASKPVWEQELSAGAVCMNLEHAAAALGFSSSWITDWYSYDPDALPLFGVREGEKVAGFIHIGTAAEPPLERERPDLSAITQHLP from the coding sequence ATGTCCCTGCCCAGACCCGTCGCCCTCGGTGCCCCCCTGCCCCCGCCCGTCCGCTCGGCCGCGATGCTGGAAAGGCTGGCGACCCGCCGGTCCGCCCCGGCCCAGGCCCTGACCGACCCCGGCCCGTCGTCCGCCGACATCGACACCCTGCTGACCCTCGCGGCCCGCACACCCGACCATGGCAAGCTGTTTCCGTGGCGCTTCGTCGTCCTCGGCCGCCAGACCCGCGCCGCGATCGCCGAGCGGCTGGCGGTGATGGCCGTGGAGAAGGGCCTGCCCGGCAAGGCCGTCGCCGTCCTCGCCAAACTGACCGCCGCCCCGACCACCGTCCTCGTCGTCTCCACCGCCGCCCCGGCCTCCAAACCCGTGTGGGAACAGGAGCTGTCCGCCGGCGCCGTCTGCATGAACCTGGAGCACGCCGCGGCTGCGCTCGGCTTCTCCTCCAGCTGGATCACCGACTGGTACAGCTATGACCCCGATGCCCTGCCCCTGTTCGGCGTGCGCGAGGGCGAGAAGGTCGCCGGCTTCATCCACATCGGCACCGCGGCCGAACCCCCGCTGGAGCGCGAGCGGCCGGACCTGAGCGCGATCACCCAACATCTTCCCTGA
- a CDS encoding NUDIX hydrolase, with protein MSDHDPLGEDRPVPAWAEGLPAPVPWQDLGHRVVHETPWMTVTQHDAVAPTGRQVAYGVLRFRTVATGVLPVHADGTVTLVGQSRFARANYSWEMPEGGAPFDEDPLAGAMRELAEEAGLKAGSWKRALAIEVSNSITDEIGQTWIAWDLSPVPVAPDPTEVITIVRVPFTQLLKEIERGAVLDSFTVATAYRAYHMAREGLLPGWLAHAMLTRV; from the coding sequence ATGAGCGATCACGATCCCCTCGGCGAGGACCGCCCCGTTCCGGCCTGGGCCGAGGGCTTGCCCGCGCCCGTGCCCTGGCAGGACCTGGGTCACCGGGTCGTGCACGAGACGCCCTGGATGACGGTGACCCAGCATGACGCCGTGGCCCCGACCGGGCGGCAGGTGGCCTATGGCGTGCTGCGCTTCCGGACTGTGGCGACGGGGGTGCTGCCGGTCCATGCCGACGGCACGGTCACCCTGGTCGGTCAGTCGCGGTTCGCGCGGGCCAACTATTCCTGGGAGATGCCGGAGGGCGGCGCGCCGTTCGACGAGGATCCACTGGCGGGCGCGATGCGCGAGCTGGCGGAGGAGGCGGGGCTGAAGGCCGGATCGTGGAAGCGGGCGCTGGCGATCGAGGTGTCGAACTCCATCACCGACGAGATCGGCCAGACCTGGATCGCCTGGGATCTGAGCCCCGTGCCGGTCGCTCCCGATCCGACCGAGGTCATCACCATCGTGCGGGTGCCGTTCACCCAACTGCTGAAGGAGATCGAGCGCGGGGCGGTGCTGGATTCCTTCACGGTGGCGACGGCCTACCGCGCCTACCATATGGCACGCGAGGGCCTCCTGCCGGGCTGGCTGGCGCACGCCATGCTGACACGCGTATGA
- a CDS encoding VOC family protein, whose amino-acid sequence MSLPSSATAITFVLTRDRAASDAFYRDTLGLRFLTDDGFAAVFDLNGASLRITHVPDHAAAPHPVLGWQVADIATTVADLTGKGVSMILYPGMGQDEAGIWTAPDGIAKVAFFADPDGNVLSLTQS is encoded by the coding sequence ATGAGCCTGCCCTCATCCGCCACCGCCATCACCTTCGTCCTGACGCGCGACCGTGCCGCGTCCGACGCCTTCTACCGTGACACCCTCGGCCTGCGGTTCTTGACCGACGACGGGTTCGCCGCCGTGTTCGACCTGAACGGCGCGAGCCTGCGGATCACCCATGTCCCCGATCATGCCGCCGCTCCGCATCCGGTCCTCGGCTGGCAGGTCGCCGACATCGCCACCACTGTAGCCGACCTGACGGGCAAGGGCGTTTCCATGATCCTCTACCCCGGCATGGGGCAGGACGAGGCGGGCATCTGGACCGCCCCCGACGGCATTGCGAAGGTCGCCTTCTTCGCCGACCCCGACGGCAATGTGCTCAGCCTGACCCAGAGCTGA
- a CDS encoding DUF817 domain-containing protein, translating into MISRLPLETRGRRWLDGLQSRADRAAWSRFAFAFLMFGIKQAYACLFGGLMLALILLTFLLWPDDSPVSRYDFLVVGAVIIQIAMLVLRLESWAEARVILLFHIAGTIMELFKTAHGSWIYPEDSVLRIGAVPLFSGFMYAAVGSYIARVQRIFHIRVRGYPPIWTTWALALAIYVNFFAHHWLPDIRIALFVATALLFGRGWFWFTANRTRLRMPLLLGYFLVALFIWFAENLGTFGRAWAYPGQEAGWEMVSVSKLGAWFLLMIISVVMVSLVHRPEEEPR; encoded by the coding sequence ATGATCTCCCGCCTGCCGCTCGAAACCCGGGGCCGTCGCTGGCTCGACGGTCTGCAGTCCCGCGCTGACCGAGCCGCATGGTCACGCTTCGCCTTTGCCTTTCTGATGTTCGGGATCAAGCAGGCGTATGCGTGCCTGTTCGGCGGCCTGATGCTGGCCCTGATCCTGCTGACCTTCCTGCTGTGGCCGGATGACAGTCCGGTCTCGCGCTATGATTTCCTGGTCGTCGGGGCGGTCATCATCCAGATCGCGATGCTGGTCCTGAGGCTGGAGAGCTGGGCCGAGGCGCGGGTGATCCTGCTGTTCCATATCGCGGGCACGATCATGGAGCTGTTCAAGACGGCGCACGGGTCGTGGATCTATCCGGAGGATTCTGTGCTGCGGATCGGGGCGGTGCCGCTGTTCTCGGGGTTCATGTATGCGGCGGTGGGGTCCTATATCGCGCGGGTGCAGCGGATCTTTCACATCCGGGTGCGGGGCTATCCGCCGATATGGACGACCTGGGCGCTGGCGCTGGCGATCTATGTCAACTTCTTCGCCCACCACTGGCTGCCGGACATCCGGATCGCCCTGTTCGTGGCCACGGCCCTGCTGTTCGGGCGAGGATGGTTCTGGTTCACGGCCAACCGGACGCGGCTGAGGATGCCGCTGTTGCTCGGCTATTTCCTGGTCGCCCTGTTTATCTGGTTCGCGGAGAATCTGGGGACCTTCGGGCGGGCCTGGGCCTATCCGGGGCAGGAGGCGGGGTGGGAGATGGTGTCGGTGTCCAAGCTGGGGGCCTGGTTCCTGTTGATGATCATATCGGTGGTGATGGTGTCGCTGGTCCACCGGCCGGAAGAGGAACCACGATGA
- a CDS encoding class I SAM-dependent methyltransferase, with product MSDGWQDSADAWVASQGEEGDFGRRWVMDAPMLERVRMRPYASALDVGCGEGRFCRMLKAEGVAAVGIDPTVALIDHARRLDPEGDYRVEAAGALGFEDGRFDLVVSYLSLIDIPDVRAAIAEMARVLAPGGRLLIANLAGYNSAADANDLGWVTLPDGRRAHAMDRYLEEKAGWIAWKGIRIRNWHRPLSTYMTLLLEQGLTLTHFAEPRADAGGDPVRAAHYDRAPWFMLMEWAKPPVSSGSG from the coding sequence ATGAGCGACGGGTGGCAGGATTCGGCCGACGCCTGGGTGGCGTCCCAGGGCGAAGAGGGTGACTTCGGGCGGCGCTGGGTCATGGATGCACCGATGCTGGAGCGGGTGCGGATGCGGCCTTACGCCAGCGCGCTGGACGTCGGGTGCGGCGAGGGGCGGTTCTGCCGGATGCTGAAGGCGGAAGGGGTGGCGGCGGTGGGAATCGACCCGACCGTGGCCCTGATCGACCATGCGCGGCGGCTGGATCCGGAGGGCGACTACCGCGTCGAGGCGGCCGGGGCCCTGGGGTTCGAGGACGGGCGGTTCGATCTTGTGGTCAGTTATCTGTCGTTGATCGATATCCCGGACGTGCGCGCCGCCATCGCGGAGATGGCGCGGGTGCTGGCCCCCGGCGGACGGCTGCTGATCGCCAATCTGGCGGGGTACAATTCGGCGGCCGATGCGAACGATCTGGGGTGGGTGACCCTGCCGGACGGGCGGCGGGCCCATGCGATGGATCGTTATCTGGAGGAAAAGGCGGGCTGGATCGCCTGGAAGGGCATCCGCATCCGGAACTGGCACCGGCCGCTGAGCACCTACATGACCCTGTTGCTGGAGCAGGGGCTGACCCTGACCCATTTCGCCGAGCCGCGCGCGGACGCAGGGGGCGACCCGGTTCGCGCGGCCCACTACGATCGCGCGCCCTGGTTCATGCTGATGGAGTGGGCAAAGCCGCCCGTCAGCTCTGGGTCAGGCTGA
- a CDS encoding MAPEG family protein: MTFHLLLKVLPSMGILAEMSKAEAAGLWSGLLIILLGLLAFRVTWLRLKTSAEAETGTGSQFDLASQVLSNATEYIPVSVGALILVYHLELPVMAIHGLGAAFLAGRVVQAAGLSKPETPAIMFAGMALTFLAIFAAGGMLVLNALLPVVL, encoded by the coding sequence TTGACGTTTCATCTGCTGCTGAAGGTGCTCCCGAGCATGGGTATTCTGGCTGAAATGTCGAAAGCCGAGGCGGCAGGGCTTTGGAGCGGCCTCCTGATAATATTGCTCGGTCTGCTTGCTTTCCGCGTGACATGGCTACGGCTCAAGACCAGTGCCGAGGCTGAAACCGGCACGGGTTCGCAGTTCGATCTGGCCTCCCAGGTGCTGTCCAACGCGACGGAATACATTCCAGTCAGCGTCGGCGCCCTGATCCTTGTCTACCATCTTGAACTGCCCGTGATGGCGATTCACGGCCTGGGCGCAGCGTTTTTGGCTGGCCGTGTGGTTCAAGCGGCTGGACTGAGCAAACCCGAAACGCCTGCGATCATGTTCGCCGGCATGGCTCTTACGTTTCTGGCGATTTTTGCGGCCGGCGGTATGCTGGTCCTGAACGCACTGCTCCCGGTCGTTTTGTAG
- a CDS encoding aminopeptidase P family protein, which yields MRQTFDETTDPSFGAKHLPLVRAAMARQGLDGFLVPHEDEHQNEYLPAANDRLAWLTGFTGSAGAGVVMKDRAAVFADGRYTVQVRAQVDAGQFEILDLVEGGVPAYLERAPGGAVIGYDPRLHSPDALARLRRATARAGATLKPVDQNPVDEAWAEARPAQPAAPVVPHEDRYSGEGSASKRARIGAAIAAAGAEACVLTAPASIAWLFNVRGGDVIRSPLPLAQAIVAANGTAMLFLDPAKVTNELPGWLGDDVTLMNPGELAQALEGMKGVRVLIDPAQSSAWYFDRLALVGATVVKGMDPCALPRAAKNPVEIEGSRQAHIRDGAALARFLHWVDTVAQVELPDERGVVEALERFREETGALKDLSFDTIAGVGPNAALPHYKPVTRTIRKMEPGSLLLVDGGGQYLDGTTDVTRTVAIGEPSADQRRMFTLVLRAHIAMAVIRFPAGTSGHQLDALARAPMWMAGLDYDHGTGHGVGSYLGVHEGPQRIAKAVNSQPLLTGMILSNEPGYYREGHWGIRIETLQVVTPPEPIPGGERPMHGFEQLTFAPLDRRLIDVDLLTAGERAYVDAYHAETLARVGPLLDGEVRGWLERQCAPL from the coding sequence ATGCGCCAGACCTTCGACGAAACCACCGATCCGTCCTTCGGGGCGAAACACCTTCCGCTCGTGCGGGCCGCGATGGCCCGGCAGGGGCTGGACGGCTTTCTGGTCCCGCACGAGGACGAGCATCAGAACGAATACCTGCCGGCCGCCAACGACCGGCTGGCCTGGCTGACCGGGTTCACGGGATCGGCGGGCGCGGGCGTGGTGATGAAGGACCGGGCGGCGGTGTTCGCCGATGGTCGGTATACGGTGCAGGTCCGGGCCCAGGTCGATGCCGGGCAGTTCGAGATTCTCGACCTCGTCGAGGGGGGCGTCCCGGCCTATCTGGAGCGCGCGCCCGGCGGGGCGGTGATCGGCTATGATCCCCGTCTGCATAGCCCCGATGCTCTCGCCCGTCTCAGGCGCGCCACGGCCAGGGCGGGGGCGACGCTGAAGCCGGTGGATCAGAACCCCGTGGACGAGGCCTGGGCCGAAGCCCGGCCGGCCCAGCCCGCGGCACCCGTGGTCCCCCACGAGGACCGGTATTCGGGGGAAGGCAGTGCCTCGAAGCGCGCCCGCATCGGCGCGGCGATCGCGGCCGCAGGTGCCGAGGCCTGCGTCCTGACGGCGCCGGCGTCGATCGCCTGGCTGTTCAATGTGCGCGGCGGGGATGTGATCCGGTCACCCCTGCCTCTGGCCCAGGCCATCGTCGCGGCCAATGGGACGGCGATGCTGTTCCTCGATCCCGCCAAGGTGACGAATGAACTGCCCGGCTGGCTGGGCGACGACGTGACCCTGATGAACCCCGGCGAACTGGCGCAGGCGCTCGAAGGCATGAAGGGCGTGCGGGTCCTGATCGATCCGGCCCAGTCGTCGGCCTGGTATTTCGACCGGCTGGCCCTGGTCGGGGCGACGGTGGTCAAGGGCATGGACCCCTGCGCCCTGCCGCGCGCGGCCAAGAACCCGGTCGAGATCGAAGGCAGCCGCCAGGCCCATATCCGCGACGGCGCGGCTCTCGCCCGGTTTCTGCACTGGGTCGATACGGTCGCCCAGGTCGAACTGCCGGACGAGCGCGGCGTGGTCGAGGCGCTGGAGCGGTTCCGCGAGGAGACCGGGGCGCTGAAGGACCTGAGCTTCGACACCATCGCAGGCGTCGGCCCGAACGCCGCCTTGCCCCACTACAAGCCCGTGACGCGGACGATCCGCAAGATGGAGCCGGGGTCGCTGCTGCTGGTCGACGGCGGCGGACAGTATCTGGACGGGACGACCGACGTGACCCGGACCGTGGCCATCGGCGAGCCCTCGGCCGATCAGCGGCGCATGTTCACCCTGGTGCTCAGGGCGCATATCGCCATGGCCGTGATCCGCTTCCCGGCGGGCACCAGCGGCCATCAGCTCGACGCCCTGGCCCGCGCGCCGATGTGGATGGCGGGGCTGGATTACGACCACGGCACCGGTCACGGCGTCGGCAGCTATCTGGGGGTCCACGAGGGGCCGCAGCGGATCGCCAAGGCGGTGAACAGCCAGCCGCTGCTGACCGGCATGATCCTGTCGAACGAACCGGGCTACTACCGCGAAGGGCACTGGGGCATCCGCATCGAGACGCTTCAGGTGGTCACACCGCCCGAGCCGATCCCCGGGGGCGAGCGGCCGATGCACGGGTTCGAACAACTGACCTTCGCGCCGCTGGACCGGCGGCTGATCGACGTCGATCTGCTGACGGCCGGGGAACGGGCCTATGTCGACGCCTATCATGCCGAGACCCTGGCCAGGGTCGGTCCGCTGCTGGACGGCGAGGTCCGGGGGTGGCTGGAGCGCCAGTGCGCGCCGCTTTGA
- a CDS encoding beta/gamma crystallin-related protein, translated as MMNKVSTDRASVSITFALAFALGTSGLFGGLANSAKAQSRPPVSSGASGGANPGNASGGSGYNPGGSGNSGGGYNPGNNSGGSGYNPGNNSGGSGYNPGNNSGGSGYNPGGGYNPGSVNGSGYNPGYHTDHSLIAYRDADFRGASVRFEDEVQNLRSSGFNDEISSIQFRGVWMVCSDAYFRGRCRTFRNDIRNLRGLGLNDQISSIRPVR; from the coding sequence ATGATGAATAAAGTATCCACCGATCGCGCATCCGTTTCCATCACGTTCGCGCTGGCATTTGCGCTTGGAACAAGCGGCCTGTTTGGCGGCCTCGCCAACAGTGCGAAAGCCCAGTCCCGCCCACCGGTCAGCAGTGGGGCCAGCGGGGGTGCCAACCCCGGCAATGCCAGCGGTGGAAGCGGCTACAATCCGGGTGGAAGCGGAAACAGCGGCGGCGGCTATAATCCGGGCAACAACAGCGGTGGAAGCGGATACAATCCCGGCAACAACAGCGGTGGAAGCGGATACAACCCCGGCAACAACAGCGGTGGAAGCGGATACAACCCGGGCGGAGGCTACAACCCCGGTTCCGTCAACGGCAGCGGTTACAATCCTGGATATCATACGGATCACTCTTTGATTGCGTATCGAGATGCAGACTTCCGCGGTGCCTCCGTTCGATTTGAGGATGAAGTCCAGAATCTCCGCAGTTCAGGCTTCAATGACGAGATCAGTTCGATTCAGTTTAGGGGGGTCTGGATGGTTTGCAGCGATGCCTACTTCCGCGGTCGCTGCAGGACGTTCCGAAATGACATTCGAAATCTCCGGGGTCTGGGTCTCAATGATCAGATCTCTTCGATAAGGCCGGTTCGCTGA
- a CDS encoding amidohydrolase has product MHSNFAGLRPWLDIGPFTTPTMDDARQKIRDAAARAGPGAWIQGKMLDPSIMPGRELTRADLDQLSPETPVFILESNGHNAYANSRAIDLAGLSRETQDPPQGRFVRSPDGELTGRLEEPPAFQPFIRVMPSPGEAELVGFLRADLDDAAAKGCTALHDCGIGGLFAEADIGLIEAALRGDAPVRYAGLLVSTHYEKWKEMGLRPGLHSPNFSFSGIKAWSDGSNQGLTGYQREPYLDSTNRGALNYSPEEIESLVRTLHDDGWPIGIHANGDAAIDVVLDAYERGTGGEGGHALRHRIEHCSILHDDQIARMKALGISPSFLIGHVHYWGRAFRDRLLGPERADRLDPCRSALAGGLRISLHSDYNVTPIDPLRCVENAVLRDMNEGGGILNADECISPLQALRAVTIDAAWQCHLDDTCGSLEVGKAADLVVLERDPLTVPPDSLRSIRVHSTWLAGEARFQ; this is encoded by the coding sequence ATGCATTCCAACTTCGCCGGTCTGCGACCCTGGCTGGACATTGGACCCTTCACGACACCGACCATGGACGATGCACGGCAGAAGATCCGCGACGCAGCCGCACGGGCAGGGCCCGGGGCGTGGATCCAGGGCAAGATGCTGGACCCTTCGATCATGCCGGGACGCGAACTGACCCGGGCAGACCTCGACCAACTGTCTCCAGAAACGCCGGTCTTCATTCTCGAATCCAACGGCCACAATGCCTATGCCAACAGCCGCGCCATCGACCTGGCCGGATTGAGCAGGGAAACCCAGGATCCGCCCCAGGGCCGGTTCGTCCGCAGCCCGGACGGCGAACTGACGGGCCGCCTGGAGGAACCACCGGCCTTCCAGCCTTTCATCCGCGTGATGCCATCGCCCGGCGAGGCCGAACTGGTCGGGTTTCTGCGGGCCGATCTTGATGATGCTGCGGCCAAGGGATGCACGGCCCTGCACGACTGCGGCATCGGCGGCCTGTTCGCCGAGGCTGACATCGGCCTGATCGAGGCAGCGCTCCGGGGTGATGCCCCCGTCCGCTACGCCGGGCTACTGGTCTCGACCCACTATGAAAAATGGAAGGAGATGGGGCTGCGGCCCGGGCTTCACTCACCCAATTTCTCCTTCAGCGGGATCAAGGCCTGGTCTGACGGTTCCAATCAGGGCCTGACGGGCTACCAGCGCGAACCTTATCTGGACTCGACGAACCGCGGAGCGCTCAACTATTCGCCCGAAGAGATCGAGAGCCTGGTCCGCACGCTGCACGACGACGGCTGGCCCATCGGTATCCACGCCAATGGCGATGCCGCCATCGATGTGGTGCTCGACGCCTATGAGCGGGGCACCGGCGGAGAGGGTGGTCACGCCCTCCGGCACCGGATCGAGCACTGCAGCATTCTGCACGACGACCAGATTGCGCGGATGAAGGCGCTCGGCATCTCGCCGTCCTTCCTGATCGGCCATGTCCACTACTGGGGGCGGGCCTTCCGCGATCGTCTGCTCGGGCCGGAACGGGCTGACAGGCTAGACCCCTGCCGCTCCGCCCTTGCCGGCGGCCTGCGCATCTCGCTGCATTCCGACTATAATGTGACCCCGATCGATCCGCTGCGCTGCGTCGAGAACGCCGTGCTTCGCGACATGAACGAGGGTGGCGGCATCCTGAACGCGGATGAGTGTATCTCCCCGCTACAGGCCCTGCGGGCAGTCACGATCGATGCCGCCTGGCAGTGCCATCTCGACGATACCTGCGGCAGCCTTGAGGTCGGCAAGGCCGCCGACCTGGTGGTGCTGGAGCGCGACCCCCTGACCGTCCCACCGGACAGCCTGAGGTCCATACGCGTGCATTCTACCTGGCTCGCTGGCGAAGCGCGTTTCCAGTAG
- a CDS encoding 50S ribosomal protein L11 methyltransferase: MSHNPVQIIARGARAAAEAAAADIDSDVLLEGATYSILEEDEDRDVWRIDAFPTSDEEVEALTARLAGHPGVTVKVEPLADADWLAMSLSGLPPVRAGRFFVYGAHDQGRVPPNAVNLKIDAGAAFGTGHHGTTVGCLVAYDALLKRERFEKVLDVGCGTGVLAIAAARTGAALAVGTDIDAPSVRIANENAKLNQAHARFVHASGLNDIRVRAGAPYDLVFANILAPPLVALSQDIRMSLRIGGVTILSGLLRTQERRVSAAYLSRGFRLERRIHRDAWSALVLRRMG, encoded by the coding sequence ATGTCCCATAACCCCGTGCAGATTATCGCTCGTGGCGCTCGCGCCGCCGCCGAGGCCGCGGCCGCGGACATCGATTCCGACGTCCTGCTGGAAGGCGCGACCTATTCCATCCTGGAGGAGGACGAGGACCGGGACGTCTGGCGCATCGACGCCTTCCCGACGTCCGATGAGGAAGTCGAGGCCCTGACCGCGCGCCTGGCCGGGCATCCGGGCGTGACGGTCAAGGTGGAGCCCCTGGCCGATGCGGACTGGCTGGCCATGTCCCTGTCGGGCCTGCCGCCGGTGCGGGCGGGGCGGTTCTTCGTCTATGGCGCACACGATCAGGGCCGGGTGCCGCCCAATGCCGTGAACCTGAAGATCGACGCGGGCGCGGCCTTCGGCACCGGGCACCACGGGACGACCGTCGGGTGTCTGGTCGCCTATGACGCACTGCTGAAGCGCGAGCGGTTCGAGAAGGTGCTGGACGTCGGGTGCGGCACGGGCGTGCTGGCGATCGCGGCGGCACGCACGGGGGCGGCCCTGGCGGTCGGCACCGACATCGACGCGCCCTCGGTGCGGATCGCCAACGAGAATGCGAAGCTGAACCAGGCGCACGCCCGGTTCGTCCATGCCTCCGGTCTGAACGACATCAGGGTTCGGGCGGGCGCACCCTATGACCTGGTGTTCGCCAACATCCTGGCCCCGCCGCTGGTCGCCCTGTCGCAGGACATCAGGATGAGCCTGCGCATCGGCGGCGTGACGATCCTGTCAGGCCTGTTGCGGACGCAGGAGCGGCGCGTGTCGGCGGCCTATCTGTCGCGCGGTTTCCGGCTGGAGCGCCGCATCCACCGCGACGCCTGGAGCGCCCTGGTGTTGAGGCGGATGGGCTGA
- the queF gene encoding preQ(1) synthase, translating to MTTDTSGLSQLGQHTVQPTTPGTAVLERVPNPHPDTLYLARFTAPEFTSLCPVTAQPDFAHLVIDYAPGDWLVESKSLKLYLTAFRNHGAFHEDCTVAIGKRIADLLNPKWLRIGGYWYPRGGIPIDVFWQTGTPPEGLWLPDQGVPTYRGRG from the coding sequence ACAGACACCTCCGGCCTCTCCCAGCTCGGCCAGCACACCGTCCAGCCCACGACGCCCGGGACGGCGGTGCTGGAGCGCGTGCCCAATCCCCATCCCGACACCCTGTACCTGGCCCGGTTCACCGCGCCGGAGTTCACCAGCCTGTGCCCCGTGACGGCCCAGCCCGACTTCGCCCATCTGGTGATCGACTATGCGCCGGGCGACTGGCTGGTCGAGTCCAAGTCGCTGAAGCTGTACCTGACCGCCTTCCGCAACCACGGCGCCTTCCACGAGGACTGCACCGTCGCCATCGGCAAGCGGATCGCCGACCTGCTCAATCCGAAATGGCTGCGCATCGGCGGCTACTGGTACCCGCGCGGCGGCATCCCGATCGACGTCTTCTGGCAGACGGGGACCCCGCCCGAGGGGCTGTGGCTGCCGGATCAGGGCGTGCCCACGTATCGGGGGCGGGGGTAG